The sequence GACCCTATGTGAGAACAAACAGAAACCAATTCACTCCACTGGGTTCTCTTCCTCTTGCATGCTTCTGTGCACATTTATGCCAAATTTTTGTCCCTTCCTTCACAAATCTCAGCCTTCTTTCCCTGAAGCTAAGGAATATGTCTCAAAGATGTATTTAATGTTGTAGCATCTCCTAGTGTGATATGATCCAACCTGGCTGCCTAGGACAGCCCTTTTTTATGCCTGTTGCTAAAGTAAAACATAATTGATACCCACCGCCCTTTCCCTCCTAAGTGCCCTGGTTTGCACGGTAAATATGGTCATCCTATGTATCatacttcatttttctcttctcaccCCCCAGTTCTCTCTTTTCAATTTTAatcaagtttttaatttaaagtgtAGAATTAGAGGTCAAATGGGAAAGAACTGAAGATGTCGTCTAGTCTGATTTCAAAACTGACACAATTTAGCCTCTATGAGAACTTTGGGCAGTTAATTCATTATCTTGTAAAGTGGTATTTTTCACCATTAGGCATCCCTAAGTTTTATGAAAATCTTTCTTACCTTCAGTCTTAATTTTACTATCCTTCTCCAAACTCTTCACTTATAGGTTTGGGATTCTTTCTCAACCACATCCAGcctgaagtgaagtcactcagtcgtgtccaactctttgcgaccccgtggactgtagcccaccaggctcctccgtccatgggattctccaggcaagaatactggagtgggttgccatttccttcttcaggggatcttcccaacccagggatcgaacccaggtctccctcattgcaggcagatgctttaacctctgagccaccataagGAATCCATATATTATGAACTAACTTCTTTTCAGCTACTAGAATAGCATTAGTTAGATACTATCTTTGGGAGAATTGAGAAAATAGTCACTCAAGTCCTTTTTGGTGTTACATGATTCTAATGAGGAACCTGTGTTGAACGGCTTCAAGGTTCTACCTAGCTGCATGACCTTGGAAAGTTTATTTCAATTCTTCGTGCCTTGGTTACTCAACAATGAAATGAAGTATAATACTTTTGTTATGGgctgttatgaaaattaaatgacataTATAAAGCTCCATAAGAGCAGAGACCTTATCTATCTTGTTCACCACTTTATTCGATACCTAAAACAGGTAGTAGCAGGCACAGaataagttctcaataaatatctgaATAAACAATAAAAGCCCCTAGCACATTGCCTTGCACACAGTACTTAATAAAATGTAGCTATTATTACCCTGTCAAACATTTTTCTTAAGAGGTGGTTTCTAGACCTCTCACTATATTAATCACTCATATGGGCACTCTTTGGTTTATCGAAATTCTTCTTAGAATGTAGTTTTCACAATTcaattgttttgtgtgtgtgtaattttgttTTATCTAACACAATTATAGACCAGAGTCCACTGGGAAAAAGCTAAACTCTTACCTGCTTAACATTAAGATTTGACACTTACAAAATCCACTTATTTTCTCCCAATATCACCCTTTAAACCTTGGGGAATATATGATTAAGACAAAATTATTAGCAGATTAAAGagtagtcttccctggtggctcagatggtaaagagtctgcctacaatgcgggagacccaggtcaattcctgggtcaggaaaatcccctgaagggaatggctacccactccagtactcctgcctgcagaattccatggacagaggagcccagcaggttacacagtccaaggggtcgaaaAAAGTCAAGGTGGCTGAGCAACACTTTCAAAGAGTAGTCAGCCAGGTTAAGAGAAGAACCAGGATAGTGCAATATTATGGAAAGCCATGGCAACCAGGGTTATTTTCATCACTTGACCTAATGGACAATCCAGCCTGGTGATTTGTTAGCCACTAAATCCAAAGTATGCTTGATCTCCTTGTTAGCAGGACTAGGAAAAGTTCATCTAAAGTGCTTAGCACTGGGAAGATCTTCAAATATAATTTAATGTTTGAATGGGAAAAGACAAACAGGAAAGTTTAAGGAAGATGCTAGAGTGAATACATGATCAGCTTCCTAACAGTAGTAGACTGTAAGATGAAGGTTTCCAATTTTTGCCTATTTGGGGACAAGATTCAGATTAAGGAAGCTGGGATTGACTGCGAGTAATAAAATGACAGtgtaaaaattaatttggaaCCTTTGGCACATAAAGAAATGTAAATCCGTTTAACAATTTAAAGGAGCAGCAAGGTTtaggttttgcttttgttgctttagtgtagtagagactgaagtctaTAGACATTCCTTAAGAAAGGATGGAGGATGGGGATGGAAGAAGTGTAAGGGACAAAATGATAGGATTAAGTGTAGGACCATAGGTGGGAGGACGTGCCAGAGTAATAAACCAACAGAAGTAAAGGTAATATTAGCCCGAGGTGGAAAGGTAGGCAGTTAAGGAAGCTCGGAATTACAAGTCTCAAAGTAGGAGAATATGCCAGGGAGGTCCGTAAGACttgtggaaagagagaaaaatgtgatTCTTTGTTGGGAGGATAAAGGGAGTATTGACCTCTGGGAAGGATGATCCAATCAGCTCAGCTTTGTGACCACCTCAATGGAATCtctgctcctcctcccttccAACCTAATCATCATGGCTATTTAAAACCGTGTGACTCAAGTAACTGCAAACATTTTCTAATGCGCTACGTTAGAGAAAAGATGCTCCTCTAAAAAGAAGACTTCGGTTGCACCAAGAAAGTATTTTAGAGAGAGGCCTTGTTTACACGCTAATTGAAGGGCCGAGGAAGATATTGGTTTTAAGCCGAAAGACGGGCTACGATAACTCCTCCAAGTGCCACCAGACGCTGTTGCAGGACACTTCTTAGAAGGTCGAGTTTCACCGCAGGGCCCGGGTAAGGTGAGAATCTGGCCTGTCGGCTTCGGCTCCGCGCCTCCAGTTCCCTTCCCTCATTAAAGCGGGTCGGGCTTCGGCCGCCACCAGGCGCCCGACGGCTCTCGGTCCGGAAGTTCAGCCGCACAGAGGATCGAGGAACAGATTCTGGAAGAATCGCCTCGGGCCTGGTAACGAGGAAGCTGTCTCCGGAGACCATCGCCAACGCTAAAGCCGATGAGCTGAGGTCACCGTGGGAAGCGCTGAGGTAAGCCACCCGGCTCCTTCGATCGCCGGCGGACAGGGACACAGAGTTCTGCGCCATCTTCAAACACTGCCCGTAGTTTCTAATGTTACGTCTTTCGGTCAAGGTAGGCCCTTCGCGACTCCGCAGATCAATTCAGCGGATCTCGACAGCGGAGACCGACTTCACAGGAAGCCATCACTACAGCACTGGCAACCAGGAGCCTTCTCCGAGCCCTCTCCTCGGAGCATGCGCAGTCCGTCAGGGCACGTCAACACTGCGGAGAGCCGGCGTGATTGACGTTTACGTCGGTGACGCCTGGGTGCGCGAGGACGTGGGGTTTCTGAGAGTGCGCAGTGCGTGCGTCGGCGGCGACCCTTCGGCCTTTTTCGGGAGGGGGCGACGCTGAGATGGGGGCGGCGGCAGCCGAAGCTGATCGCACTCTCTTTGTGGGCAACCTTGAAACGAAAGTGACAGAGGAGCTCCTCTTCGAGCTTTTCCACCAGGTAAGCGGCTGGGATAAGCCTATTCCTTTCGTTTTCCGGCCCGCCTAGGGTCCGGCCCAACGGCGATCGGCTCTTCCTTGGCGGAAGCGGGACGGTGCGTCCCGGCACCCTGACAGGTGGGCGGGCTGGAGGCGGGGGTCACGCTTAGAAAGGGAGGCGCTCGCTACGTGGGGCTTTCTGAGAAGAACCCTAATTAGTTCAGGCCAAAGTGAAGACTAAAGGTGGTGGTGGGTTCTCAATCGGGCATTCCTGTGGTAAAGATTCAGGCTCTTTAAGGAACCTCAAACGTATGGGTCCTTCGTTGAGCTgcacttttcctccttttctcatcttctgcttgtaaattttatttcaatttgttaTTATCCATTTTCCACTTAAGTTTCTTACAAAGTTTCAGCAAAGACAGACTCAGAAGGAAAGACTCCATAGAAAAAGCTCAGACTCAGACTCCGTAGGAAAGCGGCATTGTAGTGTTTCTGTATTAAGATCTGTATTAAAACGTGTTAAACTTGTTCCCTCCAGTTGTACCCTCCAACAGCTGGTAATAGTTTGATTGATCAATGCAAAAGTGAACTTTTAGTCCAAGAAAACTTTCTGTTGCTCTTGATAAACGTTAATTTCTACGAAGTGGGGAAACGATGGGTGTTGTCCGCGACATTAAAGTCATAAAGTGCAGTGAAGTGTAAATTCAGTGATTGGGTTTCCAGTTCCTTATGGGCTCCCTCCCCCGAAGTAAGTTAACCTAATTTTCAGTCGTATCTATAGGATCTTTAACCGTGAGGGAGATCCGTGTGTATCCGTTTTGTAAGAGTCCATGGTTACATTATAAACTGTGAAATTTGAGTATTTTCCTGAAACTGCCTTACTGAAATTCTGAACAATTTTTTGTGTCTGTAGGCTGGTCCAGTAATTAAAGTGAAAATTCCAAAAGACAAGGATGGTAAACCGAAGCAGTTTGCGTTTGTGAATTTCAAACATGAAGTATCTGTTCCTTACGCCATGAATCTGCTTAATGGAATCAAACTTTTTGGAAGGCCTATCAAGATTCAGTTTAGATCAGGTAACTATTTACTGATGATTTGGGCAGAGAGATTGTTCactgctttgttttttgtttttaattttgttattccGTTTTAGAGAACCTCTCTTTTTGAGAACCTGTTTTTGGGTGAAAATGGTTTAAGCTTTATAAAcagtaaactatatatatatcgCTAAAAATGGGTATTGACAATAAAAATACTGACAGTATGGATTTTGAAAGTGGTAATTTTCAGAACATAAACCTTCATTGTTAGAATGACCGATTTTGGGTTCATGCTCTAAAAGCACAAAGATTATTGCCTGAAAGTCTTCCTGACTGCTTTGTAATTTACTTTTACAAATTTTGATACATGATCATGTAAGGATGAAACTTTCCTTGTATTCAGTTTTACAATTTAGTGTGGGGATCAGAGTACTATGGCCAGATTGGGTATTTATTACATTGTTATACATTGGGTAGTACCTTATTTGTAAcgctttgtttaaaatatatctgGTATTAGACACTTAGTTTTCTCTCTGAACTATAAAGCAATTTACTGAAATTTGAGGTTTTCACTTTAAGTGTTATGTCTACCTTTTTTGGAATGATTGGGCTGAGGAATACAAAACTTCAAATTAAACTTTCTAACAATAAGAATTTCTCGAATTGTTTCATTTAGGAAGTAGCCATGCCTCACAGGAGGTCAGTTTGTCATATCCCCAGCATCATGTTGGAAATTCAAGCCCTACTTCCACGTCTCCTAGCAGGTAATGTTTTAcacctattttaaaaatcatttttcaggaatttttttaGGTTGTGATCTCAAAAAACACATGAGTGATTGGCTTCCTTCATTATGCTCCTACCTCTTTCTGCTGCTGTATTTGCTATTTTGGGTTATAGTTACACATAGTATCTATTCTAAGGGGACTATAGGCCCATTGTATATAGTTCccttaaaataaatacatgtataactATGTTCATTGTAAAGACATATACCCAAGcccacatacatgtatatactggCACAGAATTTCTCAGAACATTACTTAACCCTTGCTATTTGTACTACCCtctgttttctgctttattttttaaaattcacattagtTTTATGACCACTAATTGGTTGTTACTTGCATATTAAAAATACCTATTAGTAAACAGACTAAGAGTTCATAAAGCTGGATTCTAAATATGTCTCTTAATAATTGTGTAACCTTGAGCTAGTCTCTGGTCCTGTCTTTCCATTTGTAAGGAAAAAAAGTTGATTCAGATGATCTCTAAAATCCCTCTTAGTTACTAAGGATTAGAAAAGGTACCATATTTATTTCTACTTAAATAGTTTTCTTTGGGGAGGCTGATGTTTTACTAGGAATAGTTTTTTCCTGGTATGTCCTTAGAGCAATTTATCAATCGTATTGGGGTTCATTCAAGAAAGAGTTAAAAAATCCTGTCACCTGTCAGATTTGTCACCAAGTCCTTTGtatttatgatctcatttatcCCTCACAGCAGTCTTATGAGGTAAGAATTATCTCTACCTTATGTATGAAGAAAATGAGGGTTGTAGTTAACTTGGTCAAGTGTGAACTGCTCATAAGCATTGAGCCTGTtttcaaacccaggcagtgtgATTGAGCACACCCACATGATATGAGTAGAAAGTGTTTAGAAAGTTTTAATAAGGAGAGATAAGTGAATGAGAACCTGAGAGAGGCCAGTGTACCTGGAtcataatgaatgaaaaatggagAGTTGTTGGTGTTCCTGTCAGAGTAAATAGAGGCCAGATGGCATACGGTCTTTCTTATATGTCATAATTAGGATTTTGGAATTTCACCTTAAGAACAGTAGGAAGACATTGAAATATTTTTGGTAGGATAGTAAAAGGAACAGGTTTGTATTTTAGTGAGTTACTTAGTTGCACTGGGAGAGAATGGATTGAAGGAGACAAGGGTGAATATAGACCAATTATGAATCTGTTGGTAGCAAAGTATTGGTATTAGAAGCAAGGAAGCTGTTGGGGTTGAGTTGATAGTTTGGATTAAGATGGTGCCAGGAGCTGAAAAGAAGTGGGTGAATGAATATGAAGAGTCTGGAAGGTGAAATTCTAAGAAAGCAGAAATCTGGAAGAGTATGCTCTTCTTGCCAGCTGAAATTGTGTTTAAATGCTTTTCAGTACAGTTGGAATTTGAAGCATCTCTAACCACTATGATAGAAACTTGTAAGTTATCTTAggtggaggggggaaaaaagtttttaaCCTGTCTTAGaaattccctttcacttttcactttcatgcattggagaaggaaatggcaacccactccagtgttcttgcctggagaatcccagggacgggggagcctggtgggctgccgtctatggggtcgcacagagtcggacacgactgaagcgacttagcagcagcagcagcagcagaaattcTTGGAGGGGGGGAAATACACAAGTAAATAGTTATAATCAAGTGTTAGTATGTATCTGATTTTTATACTCTCTACAAGTAAAATTATACTTTTTACCCCATTGGCATACAGACACAATatgatttaagaaaacaaaataggagagttccctggtggtccagcggttaagactctgcccttacACTGCAgcgggcatgggtttgattcctgaacaGGGACCTGAGATCCCATGTGCtcagtggaatgaatgaatgaacgaatgtgTAAATAGCTTTCTTTGTAGAGTATAAGTAAAATAGTTCTGCTttagaaaagtaagaaaaaagaccCCTAAATAAAAAGATCTAAACTATAAGATAAATCAATTGGTGGTTTGATTCCAATGGtgtattttaagataaaattaaaaccttttctGAACTTTTCTGTAGAGCAAGTTACTTCTTTAGGAAGTGGGAAATAAGGTTTAAGTCCTTAAAATTAATATTCTCTTTATGTTATAGAATTCCTTATTCCCCAAAGCCTATTATTATTTCCTGTCTCAgtaattcttttctttgaaaggcactcagtcatgtctgactctttgtaacccaatggactgtagcctaccaggctcctctgtccatgaaattctccaggcaagaatactggagtgaatagctgttcccttctccaggggatcttcccaacccagggatcgaacccaggccctcggcaaTGAGAGCGTggaatcctaaccattggaccaccagggtatAGCCctagattttatcttttctttcttctgtttccctCACCTGTTATGTCTAATTGATCAAATCCTTTTCATTTTAGTGCTCAGTCTAGGCCTTCGCACTGTTGGCCCAGggattgacaatttttttttcctttgtaaattgacaggttttttttttcccctataaagAACTAGTTTCTTCTGCCATTGTAGCACCACACAAAAACAAGAGgttggctgtgttccaataaagctttgcACAAACTGGGTTTGGCCCACAGACTATAGTTTGCTCACCACTGCTAGTCCTTCCCTTAGCTGGAATGTGTTGCCTTCAGGTAATCTTGTTCAGCTCTCacttcaaatatttcctttttagaAGGGCCATTCCTGACCAGTTGGCTAAAATAGaatcccctctctctcccctcagctTGCCTCTATAGTTGTATATTACTGTGTATTTATAACCATGTGAAATTCTCTTATTGTCTGAATCCCTACCCCTGGCTCCTTGAGAGCAGATACCTTGTTGGTTTTATTGATTCCTATCTTTGAAGACTGTGTCTTGCTCATGATTGACAtgtttatttgttgaatgaatgattatatgttgattttcttatttttcacttttcatgaaagGACGGTGGATAACATGACTCCATCATCACAGACAATTCAAAGATCTTTCTCATCTTCAGAAAATTTTCAGAGACAAGCAGTGGTAAGCTGATTATTCAACTTGagttgctaaaaaagaaaaatcatacttaagttaaaattcttttttaacttcttaaattTTAGTTAGACTAGCATGATCTTTGTAGATTTCAGTTTTCACTAggctgaaatatatatttataagatcAAAGATAAATAGAAGAGCTGCTtctcatatttgtatttttcttttctttgcccaAATCACAACTTGGCTCATGGTACCTAGACTTGTGTATTTCATAGTCTGCAGAATAAAATACAagagtgaaataaaattaaattgagaAATTAGTATAAAGGGATATGACCTTTTATAAacgtatttctttcattttgctatgaaccattaaaaaaaaaccatcatTGCCTTATATCTTCCCATAGGCAGAATTTGAGAACCAGTGATCTAGCCACTTAGTACTTACCTCTGTTTTTCTCCTCACTAGTCCATTTCACTCACCATTTCTACTATTTTTAGTTgtgtttaatttaaaattcagataGGCAAGAATGATTTTGCTTTTCCATTATTGTGTTTAAACATTGGCTAGATGTCTGTTGCCTTTGATACCTAGAAATATTTGTgcttaacattttcttcttttcctcttcgcTCAGATGAACAGTGTTTTGAGACAGATGTCATATGGAGGGAAATTTGGTTCTCCACATCTGGATCAGTCAGGATTTtccccatcagttcagtcacataATCATACTTTTAACCAGTCTTCAAGCTCCCAGTGGCGCCAAGATACACCATCATCACAGAGAAAAGTCAGACTGAATTCTTATCCCTACGTGATGGATAGACATTACAGCCGTGAACAGCGTTACAGTGATCTCTCTGACCATCATTACAGAGGAAACAGAGACGATTTTTTCTATGAAGACA comes from Cervus elaphus chromosome 1, mCerEla1.1, whole genome shotgun sequence and encodes:
- the C1H11orf71 gene encoding uncharacterized protein C11orf71 homolog; amino-acid sequence: MAQNSVSLSAGDRRSRVAYLSASHGDLSSSALALAMVSGDSFLVTRPEAILPESVPRSSVRLNFRTESRRAPGGGRSPTRFNEGRELEARSRSRQARFSPYPGPAVKLDLLRSVLQQRLVALGGVIVARLSA
- the RBM7 gene encoding RNA-binding protein 7 isoform X1, producing MGAAAAEADRTLFVGNLETKVTEELLFELFHQAGPVIKVKIPKDKDGKPKQFAFVNFKHEVSVPYAMNLLNGIKLFGRPIKIQFRSGSSHASQEVSLSYPQHHVGNSSPTSTSPSRTVDNMTPSSQTIQRSFSSSENFQRQAVMNSVLRQMSYGGKFGSPHLDQSGFSPSVQSHNHTFNQSSSSQWRQDTPSSQRKVRLNSYPYVMDRHYSREQRYSDLSDHHYRGNRDDFFYEDRNHDGWSHDYDNRRDSGRNGKWRSSRH
- the RBM7 gene encoding RNA-binding protein 7 isoform X2, whose product is MNLLNGIKLFGRPIKIQFRSGSSHASQEVSLSYPQHHVGNSSPTSTSPSRTVDNMTPSSQTIQRSFSSSENFQRQAVMNSVLRQMSYGGKFGSPHLDQSGFSPSVQSHNHTFNQSSSSQWRQDTPSSQRKVRLNSYPYVMDRHYSREQRYSDLSDHHYRGNRDDFFYEDRNHDGWSHDYDNRRDSGRNGKWRSSRH